A stretch of DNA from Equus asinus isolate D_3611 breed Donkey chromosome 20, EquAss-T2T_v2, whole genome shotgun sequence:
ATGCCCCAGTTACCTTAGGACTGAATCCTTCTCTTGACTTGGTTATTCCTTTCCATAAGTAGCCCGAATCTGGCAGGAATTATCTCTACCTCCAACCTAACATCGTTTCCAGCTCCATATTCCCAAGTCTCCTGTCCAACTCAGCTTTCAACCTCAGTTTCCATGACAGTGGAGGGTTCGTAGCACCCACTCGCGCATTTGCTTGGTCCGGGCCCCATAAATCAAGGGATTGACCATGGGAGGCAGCAGGAAGTAGAGATTGTCAATAATGATCTGTAGATAGGGAGCCATATGGTAGCCTAAAATCTGGGCCAGCACAGAGAAGACAACAGGAGAATAAAAGAGAGCAATGACACAAAGATGAGAGCCACACGTGCTGAGAGCTTTACCCCATGCCTCCCAAGAGGGTATCTGAAAGACAGCATGGAGGATCAGGCCATATGACAGAATGATAAAAAACAGATCAAATCCAACAGATGCTACAATAACCATGAGGCCATAGACAATGTGGTCAGAGATGTCTCCACAGGCTATCTACACCACAGCCATGTAGGCACAGTAGGAGTAAGCAATGATGTGGGTTTGGAAGCTTTCCAGTCTTTTTGCCAGGATGGGTACTGGGGTCAGTACCGCCACTGCTCTTGCCAGGACAGCCAATGCCATCTTCACAAGCATGTTCTTAGCAAGGATGGTTGTATATCTCAGAGGATACCAGATAGCCACAAATCTGTCAAAAGCCATGGCGAGGAGGATCCCAGATTCCATGAcataaaaggaaggaatgaaaaacatCTTTGTGAGGCAGGCATTGAAGCTGATTTCTTTGGCCTTCATCCAGAAGATACCCAGCATGCGGGGCACAGTGACACTGACCAGGGACAGGTCAACAACTGAAAGCATAGCCAGAAGGAGAAACATGGGCTCATGAAGACTCTTTTCCACCTGTATGATGCATAAGATGGTGGTATTGCCAAGGACTGTAATGACAAAtaccaagaaaaaaggaatagagaACCAGCCATGGGAAGATTCTAGGCCAGGAATTCCAGCTAGTACAAATATCAAGCGCTGAGAAATGGAGTTGTTGCAAGAGGACATCCCTAACCTGTGCTCCCCAAGGTCTGATtcctacagagaaagaaacaagacaCATTTTGAAATCACTGCATCATTTGCACCGAAAATGATGGGTATTATAGCAGTTTACAGTGATAATCATGATTATACTATGTCAGCTCATGATCAAATGAATGTTTTAGCTACTTGGGGTAAGGCGGGGGGATAATCCCAGCCTTCTTTCTCTGCAAGAAGGAGAAGTAGTCTCAGGGATAAATTCTGAATAAAACATATCAACTCTATAGTTGAGATTCTCCTGTTGCTCTGATCCCATTTGATATTCAATTTGTGCAATCCTGTAGGATTTTTCCCACACAGCAGGACCTGGCAGGAGACTTAATATTTTCAACATTACAAGCAGGAGGTGGGGGTATGGACAAGCTAGATGAGAAAGTTGGATTTCCTCATCCCAGGGTCCACAGTTCTTGAGATTGGTCTTGGTGCTTTGAGATTCTTCTCTGGAGTGTTTGTTGATTTTGACAAAGAACCTAGGAAATCTACTGACCTTATACTTGAAAAGCATGATGGTACGCTAGAGAAATAACATATACTGGATGACAAAAGTGGAGCACAAAAATGCCTCAAtagataatttattattaaagttCCAGATTACTCAATAAAGTGTGGTTGGGGAGTGGGTAAAAGTAAAGGCAAATTAATGGTCTTCTGTATATATGAGTATTTATGTGTTTTTATGGAGAGTGTAGTTTCGAGGTTAATTGTAATACATATTTCTATAGAAATGACtattgtatttattaaatattttaacctaCATAACTATTTGAATAGAAATACAGCACAGGGGGTggccccgcggctgagtggttaaggtcgtgtgctccgcttcagcggtccagggttttgctggctcagatcctgggcatggacatggcaccgctcatcgagccatgatGAGGCGGAGTCCCAtataccacaaccagaggcactcacaactagaatatacaactatgtactggggagctttggggaaaagaagaggaggggaaaaaaaaaagaagattggcaacagatcttagctcaggtgtcaatcttagaaaacgaaaagaaaagaaatacagtacatatttacaaatttacaaattatttgaGGAAGGCTATTGATTAGAGAGTATACTCAATCAATATAATAAAAGGCAAAACCAAACAagcatataataaaaacaaaaacaagatataGGAATAAGCCTTTTTTGTTATTAATATACGATTGAAATTATTTCACTATTAAGGTTTAGACTCCAGATTTTGTTAGAAATATTACctaaataatatttgtaaaaggTAACTACACAAAAAAAAGTTTCaataaaaccttaaaataaaagaatgaaaatgtaacacaaagctatttaaaaaaataaaaatatactaatattaatattgtgtccttttttttgttttagttgttgATAAACGTGGATTACTCATCTCTTTTGCTAAAtgattttctctaaatatttaagAGCCCAAAACAGAGTGGCACATCTGCTAAAATACTATTTGAGCATTTATACATCATAAATTGAGTTATCCATATCTAAGGATTTCATATATCAACTGCATTTGGTAAAAGGTACACTATAGCTGAATGATTGGCAGGTCTTCTGGAAGGTAACTTGGTATAGTGAAAATTGCAAAGTCTTTGAGATAGCAAATGTCTGGGATATGATCTCAGCCCTGCCACCTATTTTATGTGACCTGTCCAAGTTGTTCAAGGCTttgagcctcatttcctcatctcaaaaGAAAGATGAGGCTTACCTATCaaagattgctgtgaggattaaatccaTCATTAAATTCCAACATTGTATAAAACATGCAATGTTTCTGGCATAATTCTTTGAATGCTTTGGtgaacactttcttctttttctgtgaggTACAAAGTTTGAGACATGCAAAAAatactgtttgttttgtttggtttgtttcctGCAACTGTGAGGAAAATAACAAACAGTCTTGACACCATAAGAAGGAAAGTTTGATGGCCCTGGAATTTTATCCTCAAGTATTTTTACATTCACTATGTGCTagagggaagaaaacatttaGTGTCACCAGAGACAGATACCTGGCTAAATAAAAGTCgctaaaaaaactttaaaaggtaaattttagtTCAATAAAGGAAAGGATCCTACCACAAACTCAAACAAAAGACAACCCTGTGAAACCAGAAGTTCACTATCAGTGGGAGTTTTCAGGTAGAAATTGAACTACCATCTGTCAGGAATATCATAGATGAAAATTCTCCATGTGGTGGTGGCATTAAGATATTAGAACTTTAAGCAGCATGTAAAGTTTCATGTGAGCTATTAGGAATGACTGCCAGCAATAACTGCATCAACATTGATTATAAATAAAGACATCATCAATCAAggtataaaaattagaaagaaaatttctaaagAATGTAACTGGGCATTCTAAGGATGGTAGATGCCAACTGCGACCTTACAAATGTTGTTGATTATCGTATTTAGATGAAAAGATTTCAGAATGTTTTCCCTACAAGAATTTGAATCTCAGGATTTTTTACTCTTTTCCCTCtatcttttcctccctttcctaGAGTAATACCTGTAGAGGGTTGCGAGTCCAGTCACAGTGGGGGTGAGGCCAGCAAAGCAGCCATCCACTTGAGGTATGGGGAAGATCGGTTGATGTCCAGAATAAGATGGGGTGTCTGAACTGGAGGCAGATTTATGCTGGTTTGCCCTGGCCCTCCTGGGTCCCCAGTGGCCTCTTTGTTAGGCCGAGAGTTTTATTTGGCTTGGATATTCTGGGGAACAAATCCCAGAGCCAATCACTGAGGATACCACATGTGGATAAGAGCAGATGTTATACAATTATATACAAATTGCTCTAGTTTGCTTTAAAATCAATagttaaaatcattttaatttccaGTGGGCTTGGGTCCTCCTTAAGCAAAACTTGAACTGAAAATAGGAGTCATGATTTCCTAGATGCAATTAGAACCCacaaaaagctggaaaaaatgtaTGCACTAAGTACAATTTTAATTGACTAAATTAAGACCATTGTTTGGTAATAagatatagaaaaagaaacagagaagtgagattaaagtagaaaaaagagagaagctctAGAAAAAAACATTGGACAGTGCTAGGTTTAGGAGAGACTGAGTTTCAGAAAGACCCTCAGCAGTAGTCAGAAGCTCAACTTGAGAGTAAAAGCAGGGGAGAAACTGTTGAGAATTATTTTGTCGGAGAAAGTggttaaatgtaaacattttgaaGATAATGATTGGAGATGTCTGTTCACAATTACCTCCCCAGTGACTGGCAAATGGCaggtcttcaaatatttttatatggataaatgcacaccacacacacacacacaaaggttcTTCATCAATCATTCACTCTAGACTCTAGGCCTAGGATAATATTGTAAGGGTAAGAAACTTTCATATAACCTGGGAATTTGTCAGTCTTCATTAAAGTATATTCATGGTACTCAaatcaatttcattcttttctatcgTGATTGCTACCAACCTGAATGAAGTTCCTATCATATTGTTCTAGAAAAATTTTATAATCTCCTAAAAGGTCTTCATTTTTTCCAGTCATTGTCTCAACCCATTTTCCTCATTGCAGCCACAATGATCATTATAAAATGCAAACCTGATTGAGTCATCCCTGTGCATAAAACTTTCAttgtcttcctcttgtttttacgGTAAAATTGAGAATCCTTAGCACGCCCTACTCACCCCTGCATGCTGCCATCCCACCCTTACTCAGACTCTCTTCACTTCACTCTCTGTACTCTAGCCCACCAAATGGACTTCCTTCAGTTCTTTGAATGTATGAAGCCCCTTCCTATCTTAAGATCCACACATGTTCACACATCTTATTCTCTCTCCCTAGAACATCAGGGAGAATGAAACAAAGAGTGAAAGGGATATATAGAATAAGAGAAAGGTAATTCACAAAGCTTTGCTTTGCCATCCTGGAGCTTGCACGGATCTGGCACAATcagctttgttttgtgttttttcactTTTAGGAGAATAACTGTGATCTCAATGTAGAGGATGCATTGGACCCGTTAATTAAAATCTATTGCCTTGAAAATGCAGGTGGAAACTGTTGAAACTGTTGAAATTGGAAATGATAAGAGCCTGAACAATGATATTTATTACAGTTTAAGGAAGAGGAATGGAGAGAGGCAGCCCAGATATTTGCCTCTATGAAGTTCCtagattaaaaagaaggaaatggtgagaaaagaaagaaggtatAAATACTTTACAGATAGTAAATCACAAAAGGAGAACATCAATTCAATCAAGTTCAgcatgtatttattgagtgcctccagAGCAATTTTCATCCTGTGCAAGGTAAGAAATGAAGGAAGCAATCATATTTTTTAAGGAGGAATTATTTGGATTTCTcccactaaaatattttatatccattttaataatttcattttcaatatcACCAGTAGCATAATctctaaaaaatgtaaattattatttgtaaCAACAGACTTCTTCCTTTAACAAGGACGTGTGATATCTGAAAGTCCAGCATATTTGAATCTAGCTCTGTGTTCCTGCCTAAACTCTGGGTAAGCTCCCAAGTACCTAGCATCAGATATAaagctatttttgttttcaggatACTCTGTGATGAAGCTTTAAGGAAACCTCATGCTAGTTAATAAAACAATAGCAGGCATAGGTTATTCTTTATGGAGAGAGAATATTCTACAAGCAATACAATGTTTAAATATCTGTGGACTTGATTATTGCAATGTTGAACTTTTCACATTTCTGTTTGACCACTTGTCCTCTGTGTCAATTCTTGCGAATACAATGCACTACTATTTGTTGTATTCATAGGACATCCACCTTGTTATAGTGACCCTTCTGTAGAATATTGACAGCAATCATTAAATTTCCAATTGGAGATACTTTCATGTGGAATTTCTGAAGCTCTCATGGgagttttcccttttttaatcACTCCCTATTTGAAAATAAACTATTACCCCCAGTTACACTGTAGAAGATCAGTAGCAGCAAGGAGCAGAAGGGGATCCCTTTCCAATTCATCAAGTTCTAAGTAACCTCCCTAAAATCCAAGTGCACACAAAATACATCATGCTTACTAGTTTCATTAGAATTGAGGAATTTCCATTATGTGTGGTTACTCTTCCCTATTAAAACCTGATAAAATGTCTGATTCCAGTGGAAGAAAACTTCATGTCAGTTATGAGAAAGGGATCAATTATTTGCACTCTTCCTTTCCTATTCTGACACCATCTCTGCAAACAATTTCAGCACAATCAAGCAACCTTTACCCTTAGAGAACCAAGGACATGATCTCGAATTTTCTTGGTCCTAATACCATAAACAATGGGGTTAAGAAAAGGTGGTACCAGAAGGTACATATTGGCAACGaagatatgaatttggggggccaCGTTGTGACCAAAGCGGTGAGTGAGGAAGGTAAAGACAGCTGTGGAGTAGAAAACGAGGATAACACAGACATGGGAGCCACATGTGCCTAGAGCTTTAAGACTTGCTTCATGTGACGGAAGACGAAAGACTGCATGGAGGATTAGGACATAAGAGAGAGCGATGAAAAAGCCATCACAGGAACCAATGACAGAGGCCACACTGAGGCTGTAACGCTTGGTGGCTCCTGTGTCCACACATGCCAGCTTCACTACAGCCATGAACTCACAGTAGGTGTGGGCAATGATGTTAGTCCTGCAGTAGGGCAGCTGCCTGAGCAGGATGGGATGTGGAGTAAAGAAACCCACTCCTCGGAGTACCACAGAAGCTCCCATTTTGACAATGCGAGCATGGGTGAGAATGGTGGTATGGCGCAGTGGATGACAAATGGCCACATAACGATCAATGGCCATGGACAAAAAGAAGCCTGATTCCATAGCAGTAAAGCTATGGATGAAGAACATTTGGGTCAGACAGGCATGAAAGGCAATGTCATGGGCTCCAAACCAGAAGAGACAGAGCATGCGGGGCAGTGTAGATGTGGAGAGGACCAGATCAGTGACGGAGAGCATGCTCAGAAAGAGGAACATGGGCTCATGGAGGCTTCGCTCTGCCCTCACCACGGCCAGGATGGTCACGTTCCCCACCACAGCCACCAGGTACATGGAGCAGAAGGGAATCCCAATCCAGACATGAAGGTGCTCTAGTCCTGGAATGCCCATCAGCAAGAAGGTGTTTGGAGATATTTGAGATTTATTGGTTGGTCCCATTGTGCTTCTGCTCTCTGTCTTTTGTGGATGGAATCCTCTTTTTTAGGGCAAAAGTTTTCTGTCGAGATCATCACAACCAAATCtaacaacaaatgaaaaacaaatctgGAAGCCCCCAAAACATCATGTGAAAAAACATCCAAAGTTGTAATGTAGAGTGAAAAAAGACTTAGTAACACTAGGCAACAACTatgcaaatacacacaaaataagtACTGTAAATCAAGTCACGAATCTCATgaatttgttaaaaacaaaacaaaacaaaaaaagaacttgtTAAAATCTATTTACAATACAATTCAACACCACTTTTTGAATTCACAATTTGAGTTAATCATTAGGCCAAATTAGGTTTTGGCAGAAACGTCGGCTATTATAAGTGGAATGGGTCTTAGAATTCATTTAGCCCAAACTTCCTTCTTAATGTCAtcctgaaatataatttttaggtAATGCCTGAGTCCTCTCAAGTATGGTTCCTCATTGCTTAGACAATCTATTACGTGTTTTTCTAGCACTGTCACAGAACCCGTCCCCAGGAGCTGTGAGACAGTGCTGAACCTTCCTATGGAGGTCTACAGACTCACCTGTCTTCTGCATAGAAATCTGCACAAACTCTGAGGTTTAACAAGTTATGCTTCTACTAAGTTCTCTCTTTTGCAGTGAAACTTTCTCAGCTGATATACCCACTTATTATAAACCTAGTTTTCAAAAATACGAATTTTCTACTTCAACCATTCTGTACATTCTGTGCCCTCTTCTTAACTTTTATTACTTGTATCTGAACACATTAGTCCCTTCAGACATCCATACACTTTGTGTCTCTTTTGAATTACACACTATTAGTGTGATTTCCTTTCATCTCATTTTTTATATGAAGTAAGGAAGGAAAGTAACACCTAGTT
This window harbors:
- the LOC106830123 gene encoding olfactory receptor 52R1-like; this translates as MGPTNKSQISPNTFLLMGIPGLEHLHVWIGIPFCSMYLVAVVGNVTILAVVRAERSLHEPMFLFLSMLSVTDLVLSTSTLPRMLCLFWFGAHDIAFHACLTQMFFIHSFTAMESGFFLSMAIDRYVAICHPLRHTTILTHARIVKMGASVVLRGVGFFTPHPILLRQLPYCRTNIIAHTYCEFMAVVKLACVDTGATKRYSLSVASVIGSCDGFFIALSYVLILHAVFRLPSHEASLKALGTCGSHVCVILVFYSTAVFTFLTHRFGHNVAPQIHIFVANMYLLVPPFLNPIVYGIRTKKIRDHVLGSLRVKVA